Proteins from a single region of Chryseobacterium sp. T16E-39:
- a CDS encoding DUF1697 domain-containing protein, whose amino-acid sequence MKYCAFLRGVNVKGTNMKMADVCKVFKEAGMEDVSSILASGNIVFSSDKKVSDLKDILEKAMSAYFSYEAFLFIKSSAEIESVWTGNPFEKNDHFHSYTFVGNQGVENVLMKEFETASKTENEKGQIINDIFYWQVPKGDTLDSSFGKILGKKSMKDQFTSRNINTFEKILKKMTS is encoded by the coding sequence ATGAAATACTGTGCTTTTCTTAGAGGTGTGAATGTAAAAGGAACCAACATGAAAATGGCGGATGTCTGTAAAGTCTTTAAAGAGGCTGGAATGGAAGATGTAAGTTCGATCCTTGCGTCGGGGAATATTGTTTTTTCTTCTGACAAAAAGGTATCTGATTTAAAAGATATTCTTGAAAAAGCGATGTCAGCGTATTTCTCTTATGAAGCCTTTTTATTTATAAAATCTTCAGCAGAAATAGAAAGCGTCTGGACAGGAAACCCTTTTGAAAAGAATGATCATTTTCACAGCTATACTTTTGTTGGAAACCAGGGAGTGGAAAATGTTTTAATGAAAGAATTTGAAACGGCTTCCAAAACTGAAAATGAAAAAGGACAGATTATCAATGATATTTTTTACTGGCAAGTTCCAAAAGGGGATACTTTAGATTCTTCTTTTGGTAAAATATTGGGGAAGAAAAGTATGAAAGATCAATTTACAAGCAGGAATATCAATACTTTTGAAAAAATACTGAAGAAGATGACTTCTTAA
- a CDS encoding TonB-dependent receptor plug domain-containing protein, translating into MKKLVLPLSLMVPMLVFSQTKRKDTTKVTDIEEVVFQKKVVGRTTDLSTVKISAKDAKNVASISGGIEGILKTLPSVNSNTELSSQYMVRGGNYDENLIYINDIEIYRPFLIRNSQQEGLSIINPDMVSTVNFSAGGFEPRYGDKMSSALNIYYREPEKSELSGEASLIGGRLTAGLASKNKKLTALFSGRYRNTNLVLNTLKEDTNFNPTYWDFQSYINYHINPKLTLSFVGYYSKNDYEMIPKERSVDFGTLQRPLNLTVLYAGKEDDKYKNMMGTVSMNFKPSDQWKFTLDAFAYQNREREYYSIQSQYILQTFDPITGAPQTTYDSGGQIDHARNDLFVRTYGAQFRGRFSPNVNTDIELGFKYEKENLKDLTNEWKLIDSAGYSIPHAIDDPRFGTPGDLKLLYRIAGQNAIEPTRLSAYAQYSQKFYWGTNKVFVNAGARVSHWSFNKETIFSPRVQFAIKPDWDTDMLFRVSGGVYYQAPFYKEIKDLDGNFNNSIKSQRSLQVILANDYEFQMYDRPFKLTTEAYYKKMDDLIPYYMDNVRIRYSGKNNATGYAYGIDTRLFGEFVPGIDSWLSASYARVYENIDGRGNIARPTDQRLRFAMFYQDYMPQFPSMRVNLTLTYAMGLPTGAPIILDQNGAPDVNAAYKYQSTLPSYKRVDLGLSKVFIDSKDKKKRYGFWGNFEELVLGVQVFNAFNIKNTVANQWITDANTNLMYPVPVRLTGRFFNVKLEFKIK; encoded by the coding sequence TTGAAAAAACTAGTTTTACCGCTGAGCCTTATGGTTCCCATGTTAGTATTCTCTCAGACAAAAAGAAAGGATACAACCAAAGTTACAGATATTGAGGAGGTTGTATTCCAGAAAAAAGTCGTAGGACGTACAACTGACCTTAGTACTGTGAAAATTTCAGCAAAAGATGCTAAGAATGTTGCGAGTATTTCCGGAGGGATAGAAGGGATTCTTAAAACCTTACCTTCCGTAAACTCTAACACAGAGCTATCTTCTCAATATATGGTTCGTGGTGGAAACTATGATGAAAACCTTATTTATATTAATGATATTGAAATTTACAGACCTTTCCTCATCAGAAACTCTCAACAGGAAGGGTTAAGTATCATTAATCCGGATATGGTCTCAACGGTGAATTTCTCTGCAGGAGGTTTTGAACCCAGATATGGAGATAAAATGTCTTCTGCTTTAAATATTTATTACAGAGAGCCTGAAAAGTCGGAACTCTCAGGAGAGGCCAGTTTAATTGGCGGAAGATTAACTGCCGGCTTAGCCTCAAAAAATAAAAAATTAACTGCATTATTTTCAGGGAGGTACAGGAATACAAACCTGGTTTTAAATACGCTGAAAGAGGATACCAATTTCAATCCTACATACTGGGATTTTCAATCTTACATCAACTATCATATCAATCCAAAGCTAACGCTTTCATTCGTAGGGTATTATTCTAAGAATGACTATGAGATGATTCCTAAAGAGAGAAGCGTAGACTTTGGAACGCTTCAGAGGCCCCTTAATCTTACGGTCTTGTATGCAGGAAAGGAAGATGACAAGTATAAAAATATGATGGGAACTGTTTCCATGAATTTCAAACCATCAGATCAGTGGAAATTCACATTGGATGCCTTTGCTTATCAGAACCGTGAAAGGGAGTATTATTCTATCCAGTCTCAATATATATTACAAACTTTTGATCCTATTACCGGAGCGCCACAGACAACGTATGATTCGGGAGGACAGATTGATCATGCAAGAAATGATCTGTTTGTAAGAACCTATGGGGCTCAGTTCAGAGGACGTTTTTCACCGAATGTCAATACAGATATTGAGCTTGGGTTTAAATATGAAAAAGAAAACCTGAAGGATCTGACCAACGAATGGAAATTAATAGATTCTGCAGGATACAGCATACCGCATGCTATTGATGATCCTAGGTTCGGAACACCTGGAGACCTGAAATTATTATACAGAATAGCCGGTCAAAATGCTATTGAACCTACAAGGTTATCAGCATATGCGCAATATTCCCAGAAATTTTATTGGGGAACCAATAAGGTTTTTGTCAATGCAGGAGCCAGGGTTTCTCATTGGAGCTTTAATAAAGAAACTATTTTTTCCCCTCGTGTACAGTTTGCCATCAAACCTGACTGGGATACAGATATGTTGTTCAGAGTTTCTGGAGGTGTATACTATCAGGCACCTTTCTATAAAGAGATCAAGGATCTCGATGGAAACTTTAATAACAGTATAAAGTCTCAACGTTCTTTACAGGTTATTTTAGCGAATGATTACGAGTTCCAGATGTATGACCGTCCATTTAAGTTAACAACAGAGGCGTATTACAAAAAGATGGATGATCTTATCCCATATTATATGGACAATGTGAGAATCCGTTATTCAGGTAAAAATAATGCTACAGGTTATGCTTATGGAATTGATACCAGGTTGTTTGGTGAATTTGTTCCGGGAATAGACTCGTGGTTGTCTGCAAGTTATGCCAGAGTGTATGAGAATATCGATGGAAGAGGGAATATAGCCAGGCCAACAGATCAAAGATTGAGGTTTGCAATGTTCTATCAGGATTATATGCCTCAATTCCCTTCAATGAGGGTGAACCTTACATTAACGTATGCAATGGGATTACCAACAGGGGCACCTATTATATTGGATCAGAACGGTGCACCAGATGTAAATGCAGCGTATAAATATCAAAGTACTCTTCCTTCTTATAAAAGAGTTGACCTTGGGTTATCCAAAGTGTTTATTGATTCAAAAGATAAAAAGAAGCGCTATGGGTTCTGGGGGAATTTTGAAGAGCTTGTTTTAGGAGTACAGGTTTTCAATGCCTTTAATATCAAAAATACGGTAGCCAACCAGTGGATTACAGATGCTAATACGAATTTAATGTATCCGGTGCCGGTTCGTTTAACAGGACGATTCTTTAATGTGAAACTTGAGTTTAAGATTAAGTAA
- a CDS encoding DUF3347 domain-containing protein, translating to MKKYIITAVLSIFSVLSLSAQSKSDVKVSALYQNYISVKTALTTDDAGKASKAAVEFIKTASTIDSKIVSEGTLAALKKEATTIAEAKSINTQREHFPNLSNQMIALTKQFKLSEKPVFVQYCPMADASWLSNEKQVVNPYYGSKMLSCGSVKSEIK from the coding sequence ATGAAAAAGTATATCATTACCGCAGTACTTTCAATATTTTCAGTACTTTCTTTATCTGCACAATCTAAATCTGATGTTAAGGTTTCTGCTTTATACCAGAACTATATCTCTGTTAAAACAGCTTTAACAACTGATGATGCAGGTAAAGCTTCAAAAGCAGCAGTTGAATTTATTAAAACAGCGTCGACAATTGATTCTAAAATAGTTTCGGAAGGGACTTTAGCGGCTCTTAAAAAAGAAGCAACCACTATTGCTGAAGCAAAAAGTATCAATACTCAAAGAGAGCATTTTCCCAACCTTTCAAATCAAATGATTGCATTAACAAAACAGTTTAAACTTTCAGAGAAACCAGTCTTTGTCCAGTATTGCCCAATGGCTGATGCAAGTTGGCTAAGCAACGAAAAACAGGTTGTGAACCCTTATTACGGGAGTAAAATGCTTTCTTGTGGAAGTGTTAAATCTGAGATTAAATAA
- a CDS encoding GNAT family N-acetyltransferase, which yields MQYTTQWLTDKSRIKELVDFFITHKTDSYISHSEIMYGRALDSENWNPDLRAVFTEQLMSDYDYDNTSKLNILIAENEKGEIVGMLVFNVISSPFKKYAILEDMLLDQSIRGQSLGSKLLNEVIQESKTWNINFIVLESGGNNHGAHHFFNKYGFKKVSETYILTL from the coding sequence ATGCAATATACCACTCAATGGCTTACAGATAAAAGCCGTATCAAAGAACTCGTTGATTTTTTCATTACGCATAAAACAGATTCCTACATCTCCCATAGTGAAATCATGTATGGGAGAGCCTTAGATTCCGAGAACTGGAATCCCGACTTAAGAGCTGTATTTACTGAACAACTGATGTCCGATTATGATTATGACAATACTTCAAAATTAAATATCCTAATCGCCGAAAATGAAAAAGGAGAAATTGTCGGAATGCTTGTCTTCAATGTTATCAGCAGCCCTTTTAAAAAGTATGCTATTTTAGAAGATATGCTTTTAGATCAATCCATTAGAGGTCAATCTCTTGGAAGTAAACTCCTAAATGAAGTGATTCAGGAATCCAAAACCTGGAATATTAATTTCATTGTACTGGAAAGCGGGGGTAATAACCATGGAGCACATCACTTTTTCAATAAATATGGATTTAAAAAAGTATCCGAAACCTATATTTTAACCCTATAA
- a CDS encoding DUF2723 domain-containing protein has translation MKNWTFKQWNTVLGWVIFVIAFITYLSTIEHYLSFWDCGEYISSAVKLEVTHAPGAALFQIAGAVAAIFALGKADNYAIVINAMSATFSAFTILFLFWTITHFVRRLLNKDFEEITKHQEISILFAGVIGALCFTFSDTFWFSAVEGEVYSMASMFIALLVWLITKWENEYNAADNERWIILIFFIVGLSVGVHMMCMLSIPAICLVYYARNYKFTWKNFIWANLITLGILIIVFKIIFPLIMTMFGKLEIFFVNGLGLPFHSGTIVAFVLMVAICYFMIKYARRTKKNIYQTAALSIVYMMIGFSCWMVIPIRANANPPMNLNDPDTAIGMLDYYNREQYGDWPTIYGQNYTAFLDANGIEKNEDGSFKTQKTGEIFEKDEKTGTYRKTGDRFNYVFSKSQVSLMPRMFNEDKSVMANYISMYGAPDFTFNYGNEDVADNPQAKQIFEELRKKYEDKSITAADYLKVKPYDLINVQKPSFAQNMDYFFTFQNGYYFARYLMWNFVGRQNDREGHMESTNGNWISGFSFIDNALWGNQDKMPAKFKNESTVAFFFLPLILGLIGFFFQLNRDFGRFYALLSLFILTGAGIVFYTGVKPFEVRERDYAMVGSFYAFAIWIGLGAGAILWFLQSKVKSNAANIIAGVVLLGVPFMMGFQNYNVHDRSRKSAAHDYAYSFLKSLPKEDIIFLYGDNDTFPVWAIQETERLRDDVKTVNFTLLSTPWYCDQVKRKTYNASPIPGQLTREDYKDGVNDQIYIMKKEDWQNIFNNLKEQGAPETEFQSFKKYLTQDSMTLKEAMSFIKMKSAEKDEVLKMIFGEARYEKYNFLPVSKFTLPVNKENAIKAGIINPSDLPYTVDQIMIDYKANTLFKGNLMMFDIFANFDWKRPVNFSSGGIYDSENIFYLDDYLQFDGFSYRLVPIRTLPSPDGDLGRADANSLYNVVKNFKWGNFKDLKNHYDETATSNILAYRSTVSRAVGALSLIGEKAKANELLDLAAKEIPAEKYNDPRSLSSLVYGYIVSGQEQKGLKLAETLKKGIFEEYDYYLSLDRGEQKYLRRQMGSKPMEYSLVVSAVTSAYKAIGQKDKAYDYLVKSIEPIDKKFDVFIKELQQMGKEKAMSKSENVQRITPFYQYLFDIMEPFDSTYSKEKENQITTAIMKVTQ, from the coding sequence ATGAAGAACTGGACTTTTAAGCAATGGAATACCGTTTTAGGATGGGTGATTTTCGTCATTGCATTTATTACTTATTTATCTACAATAGAACATTATTTAAGTTTCTGGGACTGTGGTGAGTACATCTCTTCGGCAGTAAAATTAGAGGTAACGCATGCTCCCGGAGCTGCTTTATTCCAGATAGCGGGTGCTGTGGCAGCCATTTTTGCGTTGGGGAAAGCAGATAATTATGCTATTGTGATCAATGCAATGTCCGCAACTTTCAGTGCATTTACGATCTTATTTTTGTTCTGGACCATTACCCATTTTGTAAGAAGGCTTTTGAACAAAGATTTTGAGGAAATAACCAAACATCAGGAAATTTCTATTTTATTTGCCGGAGTTATAGGAGCTTTGTGTTTTACATTTTCCGATACTTTCTGGTTTTCGGCAGTAGAAGGAGAGGTTTATTCTATGGCTTCAATGTTCATCGCACTTTTAGTGTGGCTGATCACCAAATGGGAAAATGAATACAATGCTGCAGATAATGAAAGATGGATTATCCTGATTTTCTTTATTGTAGGACTTTCAGTGGGAGTACACATGATGTGTATGCTTTCTATTCCTGCAATTTGTTTAGTATACTACGCAAGAAATTATAAGTTTACTTGGAAAAATTTTATTTGGGCTAACCTGATCACCTTAGGGATTCTGATCATTGTATTCAAAATTATCTTCCCATTGATCATGACCATGTTCGGAAAACTTGAAATATTCTTTGTGAATGGTTTAGGACTTCCTTTCCATTCAGGGACTATTGTGGCTTTCGTTCTTATGGTGGCAATTTGCTATTTTATGATCAAATATGCCAGAAGAACAAAAAAGAATATTTATCAGACTGCTGCATTGTCGATTGTTTATATGATGATTGGCTTTTCGTGTTGGATGGTTATTCCTATCAGAGCCAATGCGAATCCACCGATGAACCTTAATGATCCGGATACGGCTATTGGTATGCTGGATTATTATAACAGAGAGCAGTATGGAGATTGGCCAACGATTTACGGACAAAACTATACCGCTTTCCTTGATGCCAATGGAATTGAAAAGAATGAAGACGGAAGTTTTAAAACACAGAAAACAGGAGAAATTTTCGAAAAAGACGAAAAAACAGGAACGTACCGTAAAACAGGAGACCGCTTTAATTATGTTTTCAGTAAGTCTCAGGTGAGTTTAATGCCGAGAATGTTTAATGAAGATAAATCAGTAATGGCCAATTACATTTCAATGTATGGAGCACCTGATTTTACCTTCAACTATGGAAATGAAGATGTAGCAGATAATCCTCAGGCAAAACAGATCTTTGAGGAGCTAAGAAAGAAATACGAAGACAAATCTATTACCGCAGCAGATTACCTGAAAGTAAAGCCTTACGATCTTATTAATGTTCAAAAGCCTTCCTTCGCTCAGAACATGGATTATTTCTTTACTTTCCAGAACGGATATTATTTCGCCAGATACCTGATGTGGAACTTCGTGGGAAGACAAAACGATAGGGAAGGACATATGGAAAGTACCAATGGGAACTGGATTTCCGGTTTCTCTTTCATCGATAATGCGTTGTGGGGAAATCAGGATAAGATGCCAGCGAAGTTCAAAAATGAGAGTACGGTTGCATTTTTCTTCTTACCACTAATCTTAGGGTTGATAGGATTCTTCTTTCAGCTTAACAGGGACTTTGGAAGGTTTTATGCTTTGCTGTCTTTGTTTATTCTTACTGGAGCCGGAATCGTTTTCTATACAGGAGTAAAGCCATTTGAGGTAAGAGAAAGAGATTATGCGATGGTAGGTTCCTTCTATGCATTTGCTATTTGGATAGGTTTAGGTGCCGGTGCTATTTTATGGTTCTTGCAGTCTAAAGTGAAATCAAATGCTGCTAATATTATAGCTGGAGTAGTTTTGCTTGGAGTACCTTTTATGATGGGATTCCAGAATTATAATGTCCATGACCGTAGCCGTAAATCGGCCGCTCACGATTATGCTTATTCATTTCTGAAGTCCCTGCCAAAAGAGGATATTATATTTTTATATGGAGATAATGATACGTTTCCGGTGTGGGCTATTCAGGAGACAGAAAGGTTACGGGATGATGTGAAAACAGTGAATTTTACATTACTTTCCACTCCCTGGTATTGCGATCAGGTTAAAAGAAAAACCTACAATGCCAGTCCTATTCCTGGGCAGCTTACCCGTGAAGACTATAAAGATGGGGTTAATGATCAGATCTACATCATGAAAAAAGAAGACTGGCAGAATATTTTTAATAACCTTAAGGAGCAGGGAGCTCCTGAAACGGAATTCCAATCTTTTAAAAAGTATCTTACCCAGGATTCAATGACTCTAAAAGAAGCAATGAGTTTCATTAAGATGAAATCTGCTGAAAAGGATGAAGTTCTGAAAATGATCTTTGGTGAAGCCCGATATGAAAAATACAACTTCTTACCGGTAAGCAAATTTACTTTACCGGTAAATAAAGAAAATGCAATAAAAGCAGGAATTATTAATCCAAGTGATTTGCCTTATACAGTAGATCAGATCATGATTGATTATAAAGCCAATACACTTTTTAAAGGCAACCTGATGATGTTTGATATTTTTGCCAACTTTGATTGGAAAAGACCGGTCAACTTCTCTTCTGGAGGGATTTATGACAGTGAAAATATCTTCTACCTTGATGATTATCTGCAATTTGATGGTTTCAGTTACAGGCTGGTACCTATTCGTACACTGCCAAGTCCTGATGGTGACTTGGGAAGAGCAGATGCCAACTCCCTATACAATGTGGTAAAAAACTTCAAATGGGGTAATTTTAAAGATCTTAAAAATCATTATGATGAAACGGCAACATCAAACATTCTAGCTTACAGGTCAACAGTGAGCAGAGCTGTAGGGGCGTTGTCCTTAATAGGTGAGAAAGCAAAAGCAAATGAACTATTAGATCTGGCAGCAAAAGAAATTCCGGCAGAAAAATACAACGATCCCAGATCGTTAAGCTCTCTTGTTTATGGATATATTGTATCAGGTCAGGAGCAAAAAGGATTGAAACTTGCGGAAACTCTTAAGAAAGGAATTTTTGAAGAGTATGATTATTATTTAAGTCTTGATCGGGGAGAACAGAAATACCTGAGAAGACAAATGGGGTCAAAACCGATGGAATATTCTCTCGTTGTATCTGCTGTAACTTCAGCTTATAAAGCTATCGGACAGAAGGACAAAGCCTATGATTATCTGGTGAAGTCTATAGAACCTATTGATAAGAAATTCGATGTTTTTATTAAAGAACTTCAACAAATGGGTAAGGAGAAGGCGATGAGCAAATCTGAGAATGTACAAAGAATCACTCCTTTCTATCAGTACTTATTTGATATTATGGAGCCTTTTGATTCTACCTATTCAAAGGAAAAAGAAAATCAGATTACAACAGCAATTATGAAAGTTACACAGTAA
- the kdsA gene encoding 3-deoxy-8-phosphooctulonate synthase: protein MIQYLDNIQHKDSKNFFLTAGPCIIEGEDMALRIAEKVIEITNKYNIPYIFKGSFKKANRSRVDSFTTIGEEKSLEILKKVGETFNIPTTTDIHENEHAALAAQYVDVLQIPAFLVRQTDLLVAAAETGKCVTLKKGQFLSPESMKFAVQKITDSNNQKVAIIERGNSFGYTDLIVDYRGIPTMRQYAPVILDVTHSLQQPNQNSGVTGGRPDLIETIAKAGIAVGADGLFIETHPTPETALSDGANMLRLDLLEDLLQKLTRIRESIL from the coding sequence ATGATTCAGTATTTAGATAATATTCAACACAAAGATTCAAAAAACTTTTTTCTTACAGCAGGTCCTTGTATCATTGAAGGCGAAGATATGGCGTTAAGGATTGCTGAAAAAGTAATAGAAATTACTAATAAATATAACATTCCTTATATTTTTAAAGGAAGCTTTAAAAAGGCAAACAGAAGCCGGGTTGATTCTTTTACAACCATTGGGGAGGAAAAATCCTTAGAAATTCTAAAAAAAGTTGGGGAAACATTTAATATTCCAACAACAACAGATATTCATGAAAATGAGCATGCAGCCTTAGCAGCTCAGTATGTGGATGTATTACAAATTCCTGCATTTTTGGTACGGCAGACGGATTTGTTGGTTGCAGCAGCAGAAACAGGAAAGTGTGTAACCCTGAAAAAAGGGCAGTTCCTTTCTCCTGAATCCATGAAGTTTGCTGTTCAGAAAATAACAGATTCCAATAATCAGAAAGTTGCAATTATTGAAAGAGGAAACTCTTTTGGGTACACCGATCTGATTGTTGATTACAGAGGTATTCCAACAATGAGACAGTATGCTCCTGTTATTCTGGATGTTACCCATTCTTTACAACAGCCTAATCAAAATTCGGGAGTTACTGGAGGGAGACCTGATCTTATTGAAACGATTGCAAAAGCAGGAATTGCAGTAGGGGCAGATGGTCTTTTCATAGAAACACATCCTACACCAGAAACGGCATTATCTGATGGAGCCAACATGTTAAGGTTAGATTTATTAGAAGATTTGTTACAAAAATTGACAAGAATTAGAGAATCGATTTTGTAG
- a CDS encoding FAD-dependent monooxygenase — protein sequence MNSISIIGAGIGGLTLGNVLKQHQVDFKIYESAPEIKPVGSGIMMAMNAMQVFDTLGLREKIENAGNKIRRISITDQSLRPISVTNGEAVEKKFNLSNVAIHRAELQKVLAEHLGFENIQLSHGLQKIEKKENYSLHFENGTELESEIVFGADGIKSKIRSQILKTGTVLNTGQVCWRGLVDYDLPEKYHHEALEIWGKGKRFGFVKMTATKVYWYAVINQKNFKPDINLLSAFGEFNSIVLDLIQATDPKDIILNDITYLSPIPKWYSDHLCLIGDAAHATTPNMGQGACQAIEDAYIIGKLLEKDRDYHTIFENFQKIRRKKVDYVVSTSHKVGKISMWEYGTEFRNFLFRLVPDRFNQKMIEKLIQLEM from the coding sequence ATGAATTCAATTTCAATCATTGGTGCAGGAATTGGTGGACTGACTCTCGGAAACGTTCTTAAGCAACACCAAGTGGATTTCAAAATTTACGAATCAGCACCGGAAATAAAACCGGTGGGATCAGGAATTATGATGGCTATGAATGCAATGCAGGTTTTTGATACACTTGGCTTACGGGAGAAAATTGAAAATGCGGGAAACAAGATCCGTCGTATTTCTATAACTGATCAGTCTTTACGCCCTATTTCCGTAACTAATGGCGAGGCGGTTGAAAAGAAGTTTAACTTATCTAATGTGGCGATTCACAGGGCAGAATTACAAAAAGTTCTTGCCGAACATCTTGGATTCGAAAATATCCAGTTGAGTCATGGCCTCCAAAAAATAGAGAAAAAGGAAAATTATTCCTTACATTTTGAAAACGGTACAGAGCTTGAAAGTGAAATTGTTTTTGGTGCTGACGGTATAAAATCTAAAATCCGAAGTCAGATTTTAAAAACAGGAACGGTTCTTAATACCGGGCAGGTATGCTGGCGTGGATTGGTCGATTATGATTTACCTGAAAAATACCACCATGAAGCACTTGAAATATGGGGAAAAGGAAAACGTTTCGGATTTGTTAAAATGACTGCTACAAAGGTGTATTGGTATGCAGTAATCAATCAGAAAAATTTTAAACCAGATATTAATTTACTTTCGGCTTTTGGTGAATTTAATTCTATCGTATTGGATCTAATTCAGGCAACTGATCCTAAAGATATTATTTTAAACGATATTACCTACCTCTCTCCGATCCCCAAATGGTATTCTGATCATTTATGTCTGATTGGTGATGCAGCTCATGCTACAACCCCTAATATGGGTCAGGGAGCCTGTCAGGCTATCGAGGATGCTTACATTATTGGAAAGCTTCTGGAAAAAGATAGAGATTACCATACAATATTTGAAAACTTCCAGAAAATCAGAAGAAAAAAAGTAGACTATGTCGTGAGTACCAGTCACAAAGTAGGAAAAATTTCAATGTGGGAATATGGTACAGAGTTCCGAAATTTTTTATTCAGACTGGTTCCAGATCGTTTCAACCAAAAAATGATCGAGAAATTGATACAACTCGAAATGTAA
- a CDS encoding HYC_CC_PP family protein, with amino-acid sequence MKKILAILFSVFYFGFSSGAVFSFHYCMQELVSVSQKTDDVCAKCGVKTKKDCCKTEIKIVKVDDSQKSDFLKINLLKQIAEFQKHEFVSADSSFSIAKYRQPLINAPPDNKSVPIFITHCNFRI; translated from the coding sequence ATGAAAAAGATTCTTGCCATATTGTTTTCTGTTTTCTACTTTGGATTCTCTTCCGGAGCAGTCTTCAGTTTTCATTACTGTATGCAGGAATTGGTATCTGTAAGTCAAAAAACAGATGATGTATGTGCTAAATGTGGTGTAAAAACAAAAAAGGATTGCTGTAAAACGGAGATTAAAATTGTAAAAGTTGATGATTCCCAGAAGTCGGATTTTTTAAAGATTAATCTTTTAAAACAAATAGCAGAATTTCAAAAACATGAATTTGTATCAGCTGATTCTTCTTTTTCAATCGCTAAATACAGACAGCCCCTTATCAATGCACCTCCAGATAATAAATCTGTTCCAATCTTTATTACCCATTGTAATTTCAGAATTTAG